A window of the Rubeoparvulum massiliense genome harbors these coding sequences:
- the gyrB gene encoding DNA topoisomerase (ATP-hydrolyzing) subunit B, with amino-acid sequence MTNNVNNYDASQIQVLEGLEAVRKRPGMYIGSTSSRGLHHLVWEVVDNSIDEAMAGVCDTIDVFINEDNSVTVIDNGRGIPADIHPKTGKSTLETIMTVLHAGGKFGGGGYKVSGGLHGVGVSVVNALSEWVEVVVKRGGKEYGGDGKIYHQRFEYGAPVKNIEELGTTEEHGTKITFKPDCKIFTETTEFDYLIFQSRIRELAFLNKGLVINLTDKRNEGKKEKFHFEGGLISFVKYLNRNRELIHKDPFYMEIEKEDIIIEIALQYDTSYGSNIFSFANNIHTHEGGTHEAGFKSALTRVINDYGRKSNLIKENEDNLTGDDVREGLTAIVSVKISDPQFEGQTKTKLGNSEVRGIVDTIFSEQFSDFLMHNPQVGKQIIDKALQAARAREAARKARELTRRKNALEVSSLPGKLADCSSKDASKSELFIVEGDSAGGSAKQGRDREFQAILPLRGKILNVEKARLDKILSNNEIRALITAMGTGIGEDFDITKARYHKLVIMTDADVDGSHIRILLLTFFFRFMKPLIEAGYVYIAQPPLYKVTKGKTIRYAYTDQHLDVIKAEMGDKLEIQRYKGLGEMNPSQLWETTMDPESRMILQVSIHDAIQADEIFDTLMGDRVEPRREFIQEHAQYVRNLDI; translated from the coding sequence GTGACGAATAATGTAAATAATTACGATGCTAGTCAGATCCAGGTACTAGAAGGGCTTGAAGCTGTACGCAAACGTCCAGGTATGTACATTGGGTCTACATCCAGCCGTGGTCTCCATCATCTTGTTTGGGAAGTGGTTGATAATAGTATTGATGAGGCGATGGCTGGTGTCTGTGATACCATCGATGTTTTCATCAATGAAGATAATAGTGTAACGGTGATTGATAATGGCCGTGGTATCCCTGCAGACATTCACCCAAAGACAGGTAAATCAACGCTTGAGACCATTATGACTGTTCTCCATGCTGGTGGTAAATTTGGTGGTGGAGGATATAAGGTTTCTGGTGGGTTACATGGTGTTGGGGTCTCTGTTGTGAATGCTTTATCAGAATGGGTTGAAGTCGTAGTAAAACGTGGCGGGAAAGAGTACGGCGGCGATGGCAAAATCTATCACCAACGTTTCGAGTATGGTGCTCCTGTTAAGAATATTGAAGAGTTAGGCACCACAGAGGAGCATGGTACTAAAATTACCTTTAAACCCGATTGCAAGATCTTTACTGAGACAACAGAGTTTGATTATTTAATTTTTCAATCACGGATTCGAGAGTTAGCCTTTTTAAATAAGGGGCTCGTGATCAACTTAACCGATAAGCGAAATGAAGGGAAGAAAGAGAAGTTTCACTTTGAAGGTGGACTCATCTCCTTCGTAAAATATTTGAATCGAAATCGTGAACTGATTCATAAAGATCCCTTCTACATGGAGATCGAGAAAGAAGATATAATCATTGAGATTGCTCTTCAATATGATACTTCTTATGGTAGCAATATCTTCTCCTTCGCCAATAATATTCACACCCATGAAGGGGGAACACACGAGGCTGGTTTTAAGAGTGCTTTGACTCGAGTGATCAATGATTATGGTCGGAAATCCAATTTAATTAAAGAAAATGAAGATAATCTAACCGGTGATGATGTACGTGAGGGATTAACAGCCATTGTCAGTGTAAAAATTAGTGATCCACAATTTGAAGGTCAAACTAAAACAAAATTGGGGAACAGTGAAGTTCGTGGGATTGTTGATACCATCTTTTCTGAACAGTTTTCCGACTTTTTAATGCATAACCCTCAAGTTGGTAAACAGATTATTGATAAGGCCTTGCAGGCTGCTCGTGCTCGAGAAGCAGCGCGGAAGGCTCGTGAATTAACCAGAAGAAAAAATGCTCTCGAAGTAAGTTCATTACCTGGGAAATTAGCGGATTGTTCTAGTAAGGATGCTTCCAAAAGTGAACTGTTCATCGTCGAGGGGGATTCTGCTGGTGGCTCTGCTAAGCAGGGACGGGATCGAGAATTTCAGGCCATTCTTCCACTACGTGGTAAGATCTTAAACGTAGAAAAGGCCCGACTTGATAAGATTCTATCGAATAATGAAATTCGTGCTTTGATAACGGCGATGGGGACTGGGATTGGAGAGGACTTTGATATTACCAAAGCACGTTATCACAAATTAGTTATCATGACCGATGCGGACGTGGACGGTTCTCATATTCGAATCTTGCTATTGACCTTCTTCTTCCGCTTTATGAAGCCTTTAATTGAAGCAGGCTATGTTTATATCGCACAACCACCGCTCTATAAAGTAACAAAAGGGAAAACAATCCGCTACGCTTATACTGATCAGCATTTAGACGTGATTAAAGCGGAGATGGGAGATAAGTTGGAAATCCAACGGTACAAAGGTTTGGGGGAAATGAATCCTTCCCAATTGTGGGAAACTACCATGGATCCTGAAAGTCGGATGATCCTTCAAGTCTCCATTCATGATGCGATTCAAGCCGATGAGATTTTTGATACATTAATGGGCGACCGCGTAGAGCCACGTCGAGAATTTATTCAAGAACATGCACAATACGTACGAAATCTAGATATATAA